The Candidatus Krumholzibacteriia bacterium region CAGGAAGAGCGCGGCGAGGGTCAGCACGGGAAGTGCGACGGTGGCCATCAGCGTCGGGTCGAGCTCGCCGCCGAAGGCCGTGAGCGCGATCAACAGTGGGAACGCCGTGACGAACGAGACCACGAGCACCAGGCTCTGCGCCCGGACGATGCCCCCGATCGACGTGCCGTGGGCACCCTTCGGCGTGATCACGAAGTCCTTCAGGCCGCGGTGCAGTCCCTCGGCCACGCCGATCCCCGCGTGCGCGAACAGCGGAAGACGCCACAGGGCCTGCACCGGGTAGGCGACGAACACGCGCAGGGCCTTCGAAGGGTCCCCCCCGCGGACGTAGTTGATCGCCGACGCGCTGTTGATCACCAGGAACGGGCTCTGCAACACCACGGACACGATGCCGAAGCCCAGCACACTTCGCGACACATCGCCCGTCAGCACGAACAGGATCCAGAGCGGAAACAGCAACTGCGCGACCAGCCCGGGCAGGACGCTCGCGTTGGCGGCGAAGCGCAGGAAGAGCGACAGACGCATGTTCCACGGCAGGTCCGAACGCAACCATTCGACGAGGTGGAGCCTGGCCAGTTCGGTCCCGCCGGTGGCCCACCGGCGCTTCTGCTTCTGCTGTCCGGCGACGTGGGGAGGGCTCAGTTCGGTCGACACCATGGCTGGATCGTCGGGTGCGTAGTCGACCCACTTCCCCCGCCAGCCCTTGATCATCATCGTGATCCCGGTGCTCCAGTCCTCGGCGACCCGGGCCTCGTTCCAGCCTCCGATCTCTTCGATCGCAGGCAGGCGCAGCAGGGCGCAGTGGCCGTTCATCGTCGGGATACCGTAGTGCGCGATGTAGCCCTCGGTGAAGCGGCGCGCCGCGTCACCGACGTGGCTGTCCGACCAGTTGATGATCGAGTCGCGGGGATTGCCGATCCGGAACATGCCCTGCACGAAGCCGAGCTTCGGGTCGCGCACGAACTCGGTGGCCATCGGACGCAGCACTTTCGGTGCGAAGGTGTCGCCCACGTCCAGAAGGCCGACCAGGACGTCCTGCCCGCGAAGATCCTCCTCGATGATGCGCAAGCCACGGTTCAGGTTGCCGGCCTTGAATCCGACCGTGCCCTCCCGATGCACGGCCTGCACGCGCGGATCGTCGGCGTAGATCCCCTGGACCTCCTGCCAACGGTCGTCGTCGCTGTTGTCGACGAACTGCACCGCGATCCGTTCGGAGGGATAGTCGGCGTTCAGGACGGAATCGATGCTGCGAACCACGAGATCGGTCGGTTCGTTGCGTCCGGGCACCTGGACGATGATCCGGGGCAGCCGTTCTTCCTCGACCGGCTCGGGGGCTTCGACGATCGGCCGCGGCCCGCGCACGAGCGCGACGCCCGCGTAGACCCACAGGGGCGCGGCGACGAACACGTTGCCGAGCGCGACGATCACGGTCACCGCGACCATGAGCGCGATGACCGGAGAGTGGGCCTGCACGAGCAGGCCGCACAGCCACGCCCCCAGTGCGAGGTGGCCGACCAGGTAGACCAGGGCGAAGACGATCATCGCCGCGTGGACGCGCTTTCCAGGCGTGTCCAGGAGTCCGGATCCACGGAACGTGCTCACCACTCGCGATTCGATTCCCTCGGGAGGAGGATCTCCCCGGCATCCGAACCTCGCGCCGGGAGGCGCAGGACGATAACAAGGAATCGACGGCGTTGCATGGCACGGGCGAAACTCTCGGCCGCACCTCTCAGTCGCCGATCACCATGCGCCGCGTGATCTCGGCATCGGCGGTCCGGATCCTCGCTTCGTACACGCCCGGAGGAAGCCGGTGACCCGCGTCGTCCGTTCCGTCCCAGCGGACGACGCCGTCGGCGCGGTCGGTGTCGTCACCGATCACCGTTGCCACCCGCCGGCCGTTCGCGTCGTGGACGTCGATCCCGATGCCGCCGCCTTCGGGCAGGACGAAGTCGAATCCGTTGCTCGTCGCCGCCGGCCGCGACCCGGGAGGAGATGCGTCGACCGCAGGCAAGGCCATTCGGGCCGGGGTCCGCCGCGAGTCGACGTACAGGTCCGCGTTGGGGCCGTAGAAGATCCGCATCGAATCGTAGGCCAGGCCGAGGCTCTCGGCGGCCGGACCGACCTCTCCACTCGAGGCGTTGTAGCTCGACAGCCTGGCCCCGACCAGTTCGATCGCCATGTAGACCCCCGGCGGGAACATGCGACGCCCGAGCGCGTCGCTCCCGCCGGTCGTCAGTTTCGGCAAGGGCTCGTACACGTGGAGGACGAACCGGCTGAACTCCTCTGCATTGCTCTGGGCCCTCAGGAGCTTGATCGACGAGGAATCCCACGCCTTGCTCAGGAAGAGGTCCGCGCTGGAGATCGGACCGGCGGGTCCGCCGTCCGGCTCGATGGCACGACCGGTTCCCCACTGGAACGACGTGATCTCGATCGTCCCCTCCTCGCCGGGGAAGGTCGCGTCACCGTCGATCGGTCCCTGGAAGCGCCCATCGAGATCGAGGAAGATCTGGGCGTGGGTCGCCGGCACGGCGGTCAGGAGGATCAGGACGACGAGAGCGAAGATGCGAAGCACGGGCGCCTCCATGGGGCGGGTGTGGGTGTCTCGGCGCGCACTCATCGCATCACCGACATCTTGTGGGTGGTCAGCCAGGCGCCGGAGCGCATCTTCACGAGGTAGACCCCGCTGGCGACGGGACGTCCGACGCTGTCGCGTCCGTCCCAGGAGATGCTGCCCTCCGATCCGCGGGTCTCGCCCTCGAAGACCGTCACGACGTGCCGGCCGCGGAAGTCGAAGACATCGATGGCGACCGAGCCCTGTTCCGGCACCCGGAAGCGGAAGTCCGTCGCCCCCGACGTGGGATTCGGCATCGACGCCACCGCGACGTTCTCCGCGAGCGCGTCCGGCAGGACCGACGACGCTCCGCCGGTGTCGGTGTAGACTTCGCCGGTGTCGAAGTCCCTCCACTCGAATCCGGTGTAGGTGAGCGAAAGGGCCTCGACGGCGCGAGCTCCGTCCGCCGCCCCGGAAACGGACCAGGACGTGATACGGGCGTCGGTCAACGTGATACGCAGATAGAGCTGGGACCCTCCCACGTCGTCGGGGCGGAAGGCTTCCAGGAAGCACGTGGTCATGCGTTCGGCGTTCCCGAACGCCCGGAGGATCGGGATCGTCGCCACGTCGGTCTGCTTGGTGATCGACAACTCCGAGGTCTGACTGGGCCCACTGGGGAGTCCCGTCGAGGGATCGATCGGCACGAAGAACCCGACCTGGAAGCTGGTGGTGGCGATGGTGCCCGTG contains the following coding sequences:
- a CDS encoding glycosyltransferase family 2 protein; amino-acid sequence: MSTFRGSGLLDTPGKRVHAAMIVFALVYLVGHLALGAWLCGLLVQAHSPVIALMVAVTVIVALGNVFVAAPLWVYAGVALVRGPRPIVEAPEPVEEERLPRIIVQVPGRNEPTDLVVRSIDSVLNADYPSERIAVQFVDNSDDDRWQEVQGIYADDPRVQAVHREGTVGFKAGNLNRGLRIIEEDLRGQDVLVGLLDVGDTFAPKVLRPMATEFVRDPKLGFVQGMFRIGNPRDSIINWSDSHVGDAARRFTEGYIAHYGIPTMNGHCALLRLPAIEEIGGWNEARVAEDWSTGITMMIKGWRGKWVDYAPDDPAMVSTELSPPHVAGQQKQKRRWATGGTELARLHLVEWLRSDLPWNMRLSLFLRFAANASVLPGLVAQLLFPLWILFVLTGDVSRSVLGFGIVSVVLQSPFLVINSASAINYVRGGDPSKALRVFVAYPVQALWRLPLFAHAGIGVAEGLHRGLKDFVITPKGAHGTSIGGIVRAQSLVLVVSFVTAFPLLIALTAFGGELDPTLMATVALPVLTLAALFLVPITEYVRQTILPLFRLPRTVYADGRRGLWAPSGWMGNFDALTVDPVCTESPHSGPTCLEVTYSSPDGWVGVVWQHPANDWGDRPGGLDLTGAKRLTLWARGAEGGEIIDFGIGLLGRGKLYPDTVREVLKGVALTREWQRYTIELKGRNLTQVKSPFFWRLEGQGRPITFYLDDVKFE
- a CDS encoding type VI secretion system tube protein Hcp; amino-acid sequence: MLRIFALVVLILLTAVPATHAQIFLDLDGRFQGPIDGDATFPGEEGTIEITSFQWGTGRAIEPDGGPAGPISSADLFLSKAWDSSSIKLLRAQSNAEEFSRFVLHVYEPLPKLTTGGSDALGRRMFPPGVYMAIELVGARLSSYNASSGEVGPAAESLGLAYDSMRIFYGPNADLYVDSRRTPARMALPAVDASPPGSRPAATSNGFDFVLPEGGGIGIDVHDANGRRVATVIGDDTDRADGVVRWDGTDDAGHRLPPGVYEARIRTADAEITRRMVIGD
- a CDS encoding type VI secretion system tube protein Hcp — its product is MPRSVFFLLLAALLLGVAPPATAQLYLRLAGETQGPIDGDVDLGPLTGTIATTSFQVGFFVPIDPSTGLPSGPSQTSELSITKQTDVATIPILRAFGNAERMTTCFLEAFRPDDVGGSQLYLRITLTDARITSWSVSGAADGARAVEALSLTYTGFEWRDFDTGEVYTDTGGASSVLPDALAENVAVASMPNPTSGATDFRFRVPEQGSVAIDVFDFRGRHVVTVFEGETRGSEGSISWDGRDSVGRPVASGVYLVKMRSGAWLTTHKMSVMR